A DNA window from Streptomyces canus contains the following coding sequences:
- a CDS encoding rhamnulokinase: MSASVKSYAAVDLGASSGRVMVGRVGPDSLELSEAHRFVNRPVRVPEGLRWDILSLYGGVLDGLRAAGQVDSVGIDSWAVDYGLLDTGGALLGNPVHYRDSRTEGVAQKVWATVPAPELYAATGLQYAPFNTLYQLVADRLVGAQRLLLIPDLLTYWLTGEQGTELTNASTTQLIDPRTRAWSYDIAGRVGIDLELFAPLRQPGDPAGLLRPEVLEETGLRGPVPVTAVGSHDTASAVAAVPASGERFAYICTGTWSLAGLELDAPVLTEESRAANFTNELGLDGTVRYLRNIMGLWLLQECVRAWGDPDLGELLLDAAKVPALRSVVDAGDAMFLAPGRMPERIAEACRASGQPVPVSPAEVTRCILDSLALAHRKAVDEAQRLAGHPVDVVHVVGGGTRNALLCQLTADACGLPVVAGPTEAAALGNVLVQARAHGLVRDLAGGRELLTRTQPLTRYEPRGDRARWREAQARLAGD; this comes from the coding sequence ATGAGCGCATCCGTGAAGTCGTACGCCGCGGTCGACCTCGGCGCGTCCAGCGGACGTGTCATGGTCGGCCGCGTCGGCCCCGACAGCCTGGAGCTGTCCGAGGCACACCGGTTCGTGAACCGTCCGGTCCGGGTCCCGGAGGGCCTGCGCTGGGACATCCTCTCGCTGTACGGCGGTGTCCTGGACGGGCTGCGGGCCGCCGGGCAGGTCGACTCCGTCGGTATCGACAGCTGGGCCGTGGACTACGGGCTGCTGGACACCGGCGGGGCGCTGCTCGGCAACCCGGTGCACTACCGGGACTCCCGTACCGAAGGGGTCGCGCAGAAGGTGTGGGCGACCGTGCCCGCGCCGGAGCTCTATGCGGCGACCGGGCTCCAGTACGCGCCGTTCAACACGCTGTACCAGCTCGTGGCGGACCGGCTCGTGGGCGCTCAGCGGCTGTTGCTCATTCCCGACCTGCTCACCTACTGGCTGACCGGCGAGCAGGGCACCGAGCTGACCAACGCCTCGACCACCCAGCTCATCGATCCCCGGACGCGGGCGTGGTCGTACGACATCGCCGGGCGGGTCGGGATCGACCTGGAGCTGTTCGCGCCGCTGCGGCAGCCGGGTGATCCCGCGGGTCTGCTGCGGCCCGAGGTTCTGGAGGAGACCGGACTCCGCGGGCCCGTGCCCGTGACGGCCGTCGGATCGCACGACACCGCCTCCGCGGTGGCCGCCGTGCCCGCGTCCGGCGAGCGGTTCGCCTACATCTGCACCGGCACCTGGTCTCTCGCGGGCCTCGAGCTCGACGCTCCGGTGCTGACCGAGGAGAGCCGGGCCGCGAACTTCACCAACGAGCTGGGGCTCGACGGCACGGTCCGGTATCTGCGGAACATCATGGGGCTGTGGCTGCTCCAGGAGTGCGTACGGGCCTGGGGCGACCCGGACCTGGGCGAACTGCTGCTGGACGCGGCGAAGGTGCCGGCGCTGCGGTCGGTGGTGGACGCCGGGGACGCGATGTTCCTCGCGCCGGGCCGGATGCCGGAGCGGATCGCCGAGGCGTGCCGTGCTTCGGGGCAGCCGGTGCCCGTCTCCCCCGCCGAGGTCACGCGGTGCATCCTCGACTCCCTCGCTCTGGCCCACCGCAAGGCGGTCGACGAGGCGCAGCGGCTGGCCGGACATCCCGTCGACGTCGTGCACGTCGTCGGGGGCGGTACGCGCAACGCCCTGCTGTGCCAGCTGACCGCCGACGCCTGCGGGCTGCCGGTGGTGGCGGGGCCGACCGAGGCGGCCGCGCTCGGCAACGTCCTGGTCCAGGCGCGGGCCCATGGGCTCGTGCGCGACCTCGCGGGCGGGCGCGAGCTGCTCACCCGGACCCAGCCGCTCACGCGGTACGAGCCGCGGGGCGACCGCGCGCGCTGGCGCGAGGCGCAGGCCCGCCTCGCCGGAGACTGA
- a CDS encoding bifunctional aldolase/short-chain dehydrogenase, translating to MAIHPEAAALLARSHRLGSDARNTNYAGGNASAKGTDTDPVTGGDVELMWVKGSGGDLGTLTEGGLAVLRLDRMRALVDVYPGVEREDEMVAAFDYCLHGKGGAAPSIDTAMHGLVEAAHVDHLHPDSGIALACAADGEKLTAECFGDTVAWVPWRRPGFQLGLDIAAIKAANPQAIGVVLGGHGITAWGDTAEECERNSLHIIRTAEKFLEERGKAEPFGPVIEGYGALGEADRRERAAALAPYVRAVASQDKPQVGHFNDSEAVLEFLARAEHPRLAALGTSCPDHFLRTKVRPLVLDLPPTAPLEEAIARLDVLHAEYREEYAAYYQRHALPDSPAMRGADPAIVLVPGVGMFSFGKDKQTARVAGEFYVNAINVMRGAEAVSAYAPIEESEKFRIEYWALEEAKLQRMPKPKPLATRVALVTGAGSGIGKAIAQRLVAEGACVVVADLNAENASAVAEELGGPDKAVAVTVDVTSEEQIAESFRAAVLAFGGVDLVVNNAGISISKPLLETSAKDWDLQHDIMARGSFLVSREAARVMIAQKLGGDIVYIASKNAVFAGPNNIAYSATKADQAHQVRLLAAELGEHGIRVNGVNPDGVVRGSGIFAGGWGAKRAAVYGVEEEKLGEFYAQRTILKREVLPEHVANAVFALTGGELTHTTGLHIPVDAGVAAAFLR from the coding sequence ATGGCAATCCATCCCGAAGCCGCCGCTCTCCTCGCTCGGTCCCACCGGCTCGGCTCCGACGCCCGCAACACCAACTACGCCGGCGGCAACGCGTCCGCCAAGGGCACCGACACCGACCCCGTCACCGGGGGTGATGTGGAGCTGATGTGGGTCAAGGGGTCCGGGGGTGACCTCGGGACGCTCACCGAAGGTGGGCTCGCCGTGCTGCGGCTCGATCGGATGCGGGCGCTCGTCGACGTGTACCCGGGTGTCGAGCGCGAGGACGAGATGGTCGCCGCGTTCGACTACTGCCTGCACGGCAAGGGCGGCGCGGCTCCGTCCATCGACACCGCCATGCACGGGCTGGTCGAGGCCGCCCATGTCGATCATCTGCACCCGGACTCCGGTATCGCGCTGGCCTGTGCCGCCGACGGGGAGAAGCTGACCGCCGAGTGTTTCGGCGACACCGTCGCGTGGGTGCCGTGGCGGCGCCCAGGGTTCCAGCTGGGGCTGGACATCGCCGCCATCAAGGCCGCCAACCCGCAGGCGATCGGTGTCGTCCTCGGCGGGCACGGGATCACCGCCTGGGGTGACACCGCCGAGGAGTGCGAGCGGAACTCGCTGCACATCATCCGGACCGCCGAGAAGTTCCTGGAGGAGCGCGGCAAGGCCGAACCCTTCGGGCCCGTCATCGAGGGCTACGGCGCCCTTGGCGAGGCCGACCGGCGGGAGCGGGCGGCCGCCCTCGCGCCGTACGTCCGCGCCGTCGCCTCCCAGGACAAGCCGCAGGTCGGGCACTTCAACGACTCCGAGGCCGTTCTGGAGTTCCTGGCCCGTGCCGAGCACCCCCGGCTCGCCGCGCTCGGAACCTCCTGCCCCGACCACTTCCTGCGGACCAAGGTGCGGCCGCTCGTCCTGGACCTGCCGCCGACGGCTCCGCTGGAGGAGGCCATCGCGCGGCTCGACGTCCTGCACGCCGAGTACCGCGAGGAGTACGCCGCCTACTACCAGCGGCACGCGCTGCCCGACTCCCCCGCCATGCGCGGCGCCGACCCGGCGATCGTGCTCGTCCCGGGTGTCGGCATGTTCTCCTTCGGCAAGGACAAGCAGACCGCCCGCGTCGCGGGTGAGTTCTATGTCAACGCGATCAACGTGATGCGGGGCGCCGAGGCCGTCTCGGCGTACGCGCCCATCGAGGAGTCCGAGAAGTTCCGCATCGAGTACTGGGCCCTCGAGGAGGCCAAGCTCCAGCGGATGCCGAAGCCCAAGCCGCTCGCGACACGCGTGGCGCTGGTGACCGGCGCCGGCAGCGGTATCGGGAAGGCCATCGCGCAGCGCCTGGTCGCCGAGGGGGCGTGCGTCGTCGTCGCGGACCTCAACGCCGAGAACGCCTCCGCCGTCGCCGAGGAGCTCGGCGGGCCCGACAAGGCCGTCGCCGTGACCGTCGACGTCACGTCCGAGGAGCAGATCGCCGAGTCGTTCCGCGCCGCGGTACTGGCCTTCGGTGGGGTGGACCTCGTCGTGAACAACGCCGGCATCTCGATCTCCAAGCCGCTCCTGGAGACCTCTGCCAAGGACTGGGACCTCCAGCACGACATCATGGCGCGCGGTTCCTTCCTGGTGTCGCGGGAGGCGGCCCGGGTGATGATCGCGCAGAAGCTGGGTGGCGACATCGTCTACATCGCCTCCAAGAACGCCGTCTTCGCCGGGCCCAACAACATCGCCTACTCCGCCACCAAGGCCGACCAGGCCCACCAGGTGCGGCTGCTGGCCGCCGAACTGGGCGAGCACGGCATCCGCGTCAACGGTGTCAACCCGGACGGCGTGGTGCGTGGATCCGGGATCTTCGCCGGCGGCTGGGGTGCCAAGCGCGCGGCCGTGTACGGCGTGGAGGAGGAGAAGCTGGGCGAGTTCTACGCACAGCGGACCATCCTCAAGCGCGAGGTGCTCCCCGAGCACGTGGCCAACGCCGTGTTCGCACTGACCGGCGGGGAGCTGACGCACACCACCGGGCTGCACATCCCGGTCGACGCCGGCGTCGCGGCCGCCTTCCTGCGATGA
- a CDS encoding (Fe-S)-binding protein: MRVALFLTCVNDTLYPDTGRAVVKLLTRLGVDVDFPMSQTCCGQAHYNTGYRHEAEPLARHFSDVFRDYEAIVTPSGSCGAMVRELYPRMGERARAEGRGESLATTLAPVVPKTYELTEFLVDVMGVTDVGAYYPHTVTYHPTCHGLRGLGLGDRPRRLLQAVKGLELKELPGADECCGFGGTFALKNADVSAAMGADKVRNAESTGAEVLCAADNSCLMHIGGTMSRLESGMRPVHIAEILASTEEEPAV, encoded by the coding sequence ATGCGTGTCGCCCTGTTCCTGACCTGTGTCAATGACACGCTCTATCCGGACACCGGGCGCGCCGTGGTGAAACTGCTGACCAGGCTGGGCGTCGACGTCGACTTCCCGATGTCCCAGACCTGCTGCGGGCAGGCGCACTACAACACCGGCTACCGGCATGAGGCGGAACCGCTGGCCCGCCATTTCTCCGATGTATTCCGGGACTATGAGGCGATCGTGACGCCGTCCGGATCGTGCGGGGCGATGGTGCGGGAGCTGTATCCGCGGATGGGTGAGCGGGCCCGGGCCGAGGGGCGCGGGGAAAGCCTCGCGACCACTCTCGCGCCGGTGGTGCCGAAGACCTACGAGCTGACGGAGTTCCTGGTGGACGTGATGGGGGTGACGGACGTCGGGGCGTACTACCCGCACACGGTGACGTACCACCCGACCTGTCACGGACTGCGGGGCCTCGGACTCGGTGACCGGCCCCGGCGGCTGCTCCAGGCGGTCAAGGGGCTTGAGCTCAAGGAGCTTCCGGGCGCCGACGAGTGCTGCGGCTTCGGTGGCACCTTCGCGCTGAAGAACGCCGATGTCTCGGCGGCGATGGGCGCGGACAAGGTGCGCAACGCCGAGTCGACGGGCGCGGAGGTGCTGTGCGCCGCCGACAACTCGTGCCTCATGCACATCGGGGGCACGATGAGCCGGCTGGAGTCGGGCATGCGGCCGGTGCACATCGCGGAGATCCTGGCGAGCACGGAGGAGGAACCGGCCGTATGA
- a CDS encoding ABC transporter permease: MPESLSRAIRWDTVVGALLIVVLLLSFGTVDGFGNALNLSFLIGNTLPIALIALPMTMLVVSGEIDLSVASTAGLSGAVMGALWNQGLTIEVIIPICLVLGVVCGLVNGLLVTRLGLPSLAVTIGTLAAYRGIAQIVLGSDAVTDFPTQYLDFAAGRIGDTFIPQAFLPFVVLLAIAVVVLHATPFGRSVFATGASEEAARFAGIRVKRQKLILFTVTGLMASLTGIFWALHYASARYDNATGLELSVVAAVLLGGIDFDGGKGTLGGAIAGVFLLGALQNVMSLQDVSAQSQIVVTGVLLVLSVLGPRVARQISVARAGRRAASTPASKAPTPAA; encoded by the coding sequence ATGCCTGAGTCCCTCAGCCGCGCGATCCGCTGGGACACGGTCGTCGGCGCCCTCCTGATCGTGGTCCTGTTGCTGTCCTTCGGAACGGTCGACGGGTTCGGCAACGCCCTCAACCTGTCGTTCCTGATCGGCAACACCCTGCCCATCGCGCTGATCGCCCTGCCGATGACCATGCTCGTGGTCTCCGGCGAGATCGACCTCTCGGTCGCCTCCACCGCGGGTCTGTCCGGCGCGGTGATGGGCGCCCTGTGGAACCAGGGCCTGACGATCGAGGTGATCATCCCGATCTGCCTGGTCCTCGGTGTGGTGTGCGGGCTGGTCAACGGCCTGCTCGTGACGCGGCTGGGCCTGCCCTCCCTCGCGGTCACCATCGGCACCCTCGCCGCCTACCGGGGCATCGCGCAGATCGTGCTCGGCTCCGACGCGGTGACCGACTTCCCGACGCAGTACCTGGACTTCGCGGCGGGTCGCATCGGGGACACGTTCATCCCGCAGGCCTTCCTGCCCTTCGTCGTCCTGCTCGCGATCGCCGTGGTCGTCCTGCACGCCACGCCGTTCGGGCGGTCGGTGTTCGCGACCGGTGCGAGCGAGGAGGCGGCGCGTTTCGCGGGCATCCGGGTCAAGCGCCAGAAGCTGATCCTGTTCACGGTGACCGGCCTGATGGCCTCGCTCACCGGCATCTTCTGGGCGCTGCACTACGCCAGCGCCCGCTACGACAACGCGACCGGCCTCGAACTCTCCGTGGTCGCCGCGGTGCTGCTCGGCGGTATCGACTTCGACGGAGGCAAGGGCACGCTCGGCGGTGCGATCGCGGGAGTCTTCCTGCTCGGCGCACTGCAGAACGTGATGAGCCTCCAGGACGTCTCCGCCCAGTCCCAGATCGTCGTCACCGGCGTTCTGCTCGTCCTCTCCGTGCTCGGCCCGCGGGTCGCACGGCAGATCTCGGTTGCGAGGGCCGGCCGCCGAGCCGCCTCGACACCGGCGTCCAAGGCGCCCACACCGGCCGCATAG
- the rhaI gene encoding L-rhamnose isomerase, which translates to MTELAAVKAALKTQAVETPSWAYGNSGTRFKVFAQQGVPRTPQEKLEDAAQVHAFTGVAPTVALHIPWDKVEDYAALAKFAEERGVKLGAINSNTFQDDDYKLGSICHPDASVRRKALDHLLECVDIMDATGSQDLKLWFADGTNYPGQDDLRARQDRLSEGLSEVYDRLGDGQRMLLEYKFFEPAFYSTDVPDWGTAYAHCLKLGPKAQVVVDTGHHAPGTNIEFIVATLLREGKLGGFDFNSRFYADDDLMVGAADPFQLFRIMYEVIRGGGYTSDVAFMLDQCHNIEAKIPAIIRSVMNVQEATAKALLVDRDALAVAQREGDVLEANAVLMDAYNTDVRPLLAEVREEMGLDANPIAAYKRSGWAEKIVAERVGGEQAGWGA; encoded by the coding sequence GTGACCGAGCTCGCCGCGGTGAAGGCCGCTCTCAAGACCCAGGCAGTCGAGACGCCGTCGTGGGCGTACGGGAACTCCGGAACCCGCTTCAAGGTCTTCGCCCAGCAGGGGGTACCGCGTACTCCGCAGGAGAAGCTGGAGGACGCGGCGCAGGTGCACGCGTTCACCGGGGTGGCCCCGACCGTGGCCCTGCACATCCCCTGGGACAAGGTCGAGGACTACGCCGCGCTGGCGAAGTTCGCCGAGGAGCGGGGCGTGAAGCTGGGCGCCATCAACTCCAACACGTTCCAGGACGACGACTACAAGCTGGGCAGCATCTGCCATCCCGACGCCTCCGTGCGACGGAAGGCTCTCGATCATCTGCTGGAGTGCGTCGACATCATGGACGCGACCGGGTCCCAGGACCTGAAGCTGTGGTTCGCCGACGGCACGAACTATCCCGGTCAGGATGATCTGCGGGCCCGGCAGGACCGGCTGTCCGAAGGCCTGTCCGAGGTGTACGACCGTCTGGGGGACGGGCAGCGGATGCTGCTCGAGTACAAGTTCTTCGAGCCGGCCTTCTACTCGACGGACGTGCCGGACTGGGGGACGGCGTACGCGCACTGTCTGAAGCTCGGCCCCAAGGCGCAGGTCGTCGTCGACACCGGGCACCACGCGCCTGGCACCAACATCGAGTTCATCGTCGCCACGCTGCTGCGGGAGGGGAAGCTCGGCGGGTTCGACTTCAACTCGCGGTTCTACGCCGACGACGACCTCATGGTGGGGGCGGCCGATCCGTTCCAGCTGTTCCGGATCATGTACGAGGTCATCCGTGGCGGCGGGTACACGTCCGACGTCGCCTTCATGCTCGACCAGTGCCACAACATCGAGGCGAAGATTCCGGCGATCATCCGGTCCGTCATGAACGTCCAGGAAGCGACCGCCAAGGCGCTCCTGGTCGACCGGGACGCTCTTGCCGTGGCTCAGCGCGAGGGTGACGTGCTGGAGGCGAACGCGGTGCTGATGGACGCGTACAACACCGACGTGCGGCCGCTGCTTGCCGAGGTGCGGGAAGAGATGGGGTTGGACGCCAATCCGATTGCCGCGTACAAGCGGTCCGGGTGGGCCGAGAAGATCGTGGCCGAGCGGGTTGGCGGGGAGCAGGCCGGGTGGGGGGCGTAA
- a CDS encoding sugar ABC transporter ATP-binding protein, whose translation MTHPSTTGPAPVLALRDISKSFGAVRALRDVSLELFPGEVHALAGENGAGKSTLIKTLAGVHRPDTGQVVLDGEPVVFHGPGDARDAGIAVIYQEPTLFPDLSIAENIFMGRQPRRALGRIDHKATHAATLALMQRLGVELDPDRPARGLSIADQQIVEIAKALSFEARVLIMDEPTAALTGSEVARLFGVVKTLREQGAAVLFISHRLEEIFQICRRVTTLRDGAWIASEPIEGMTEDDLVRRMVGRDLDELYPKQDVRAGEVALTVSRLTREGVFTDVSFEVRQGEIVGLAGLVGAGRTEVARAVFGIDRWDAGEVSVDGKALVNGAPSTAMAAGLALVPEDRRAQGLVMDMSIERNIGLTGLRTTVKAGLMDRGAERSRSLDWAVKLQVKYARIADTVNTLSGGNQQKVVLAKWLATGPKVLIVDEPTRGIDVGTKAEVHRLLSELAADGVAILMISSDLPEILGMADRVLVMHEGRLTAEIPRSDATEETVMAAATGRAAA comes from the coding sequence ATGACCCACCCGTCCACCACGGGTCCGGCCCCGGTTCTCGCGCTCAGGGACATTTCGAAGTCCTTCGGCGCGGTTCGCGCCCTGCGGGACGTCTCCCTGGAGCTGTTTCCCGGGGAGGTACACGCCCTCGCCGGCGAGAACGGCGCGGGCAAGTCGACCCTCATCAAGACCCTCGCGGGAGTGCACCGGCCGGACACCGGCCAGGTCGTGCTCGACGGCGAGCCGGTCGTCTTCCACGGTCCCGGTGACGCCCGCGACGCCGGGATCGCCGTGATCTACCAGGAGCCCACGCTCTTCCCCGACCTGTCGATCGCCGAGAACATCTTCATGGGCCGCCAGCCCCGGCGCGCCCTCGGCCGGATCGACCACAAGGCCACGCACGCCGCGACCCTGGCGCTGATGCAGCGTCTCGGGGTCGAGCTCGACCCCGACCGCCCGGCGCGCGGCCTGTCCATCGCCGACCAGCAGATCGTCGAGATCGCCAAGGCGCTGTCCTTCGAGGCCCGGGTCCTGATCATGGACGAGCCGACCGCCGCCCTCACCGGCAGCGAGGTGGCCCGCCTCTTCGGCGTCGTCAAGACGCTGCGCGAGCAGGGCGCCGCCGTCCTGTTCATCTCGCACCGCCTGGAGGAGATCTTCCAGATCTGCCGGCGGGTCACCACCCTGCGCGACGGCGCCTGGATCGCCAGCGAGCCGATCGAGGGCATGACCGAGGACGACCTCGTCCGCCGCATGGTCGGCCGCGACCTCGACGAGCTGTACCCCAAGCAGGACGTGCGGGCCGGCGAGGTCGCGCTCACGGTGAGCCGGCTGACCCGGGAGGGTGTCTTCACCGACGTCTCCTTCGAGGTCAGGCAGGGCGAGATCGTCGGCCTCGCGGGACTCGTCGGAGCGGGCCGTACCGAAGTCGCCCGAGCCGTGTTCGGCATCGACCGCTGGGACGCCGGCGAGGTCTCCGTGGACGGCAAGGCCCTGGTCAACGGCGCCCCCTCCACCGCGATGGCCGCAGGGCTCGCCCTGGTCCCCGAGGACCGGCGCGCCCAGGGCCTCGTGATGGACATGTCCATCGAGCGCAACATCGGCCTCACCGGCCTGCGCACGACCGTCAAGGCCGGCCTCATGGACCGCGGCGCCGAACGCAGTCGTTCACTCGACTGGGCGGTCAAGCTCCAGGTGAAGTACGCCAGAATCGCCGACACCGTCAACACCCTGTCGGGCGGCAACCAGCAGAAGGTCGTCCTCGCCAAGTGGCTGGCCACCGGCCCCAAGGTGCTCATCGTCGACGAGCCGACCCGCGGCATCGACGTCGGCACCAAGGCCGAGGTCCACCGGCTGCTCAGCGAGCTGGCCGCCGACGGGGTGGCCATCCTGATGATCTCCTCCGACCTGCCCGAGATCCTCGGCATGGCCGACCGCGTGCTCGTGATGCACGAGGGCCGCCTCACCGCCGAGATCCCGCGCTCCGACGCCACCGAGGAAACCGTGATGGCCGCAGCCACCGGGAGGGCCGCCGCATGA
- a CDS encoding LutB/LldF family L-lactate oxidation iron-sulfur protein: MSGTFVGMPAFPEAAHEAVGNRTLRANLRHATHTIRAKREKAVAEVSDWAELREAGKQIKDHTLRHLDRYLVQLEESVVAAGGTVHWAADADEANEIVTKLVKMTGESEVVKVKSMATQEIGLNEALEAEGIRAYETDLAELIVQLGKDRPSHILVPAIHRNRGEIRDIFAREMSEWGRPAPEGLTDTPAELAEAARLHLREKFLRAKVGISGANFMVADTGTLVVVESEGNGRMCLTLPETLISVVGIEKIVPTWQDLEVFLQTLPRSSTAERMNPYTSMWTGTRDGRAGEGDGPQNFHLVLLDNGRSDTLADEVGRQALRCIRCSACLNVCPVYERAGGHAYGSVYPGPIGAILSPQLRGTASEIDASLPYASSLCGACYEVCPVAIDIPEVLVHLRERIVEGGPVVREGNKVVLKPAKGHAAERAAMRAARWAFSHPGALRTGQRLASRTRRLHPRSLPGPGKAWSGTRDLPAVPAEPFRDWWQRTNGGKEGGK, encoded by the coding sequence ATGAGCGGAACGTTCGTAGGGATGCCGGCCTTCCCCGAGGCCGCGCACGAGGCGGTGGGCAACCGGACGCTGCGCGCCAATCTGCGCCACGCCACGCACACGATCCGCGCCAAGCGGGAGAAGGCCGTCGCCGAGGTCTCCGACTGGGCGGAGCTGCGCGAGGCGGGCAAGCAGATCAAGGACCACACGCTGCGTCATCTCGACCGCTATCTCGTGCAGTTGGAGGAGTCGGTCGTGGCGGCGGGCGGTACCGTCCACTGGGCCGCCGACGCCGACGAGGCCAACGAGATCGTGACCAAGCTCGTCAAGATGACCGGTGAGTCGGAGGTCGTCAAGGTCAAGTCGATGGCCACGCAGGAGATCGGCCTCAACGAGGCTCTGGAGGCCGAGGGCATCCGGGCCTACGAGACCGATCTCGCCGAGCTGATCGTGCAGTTGGGCAAGGACCGGCCCTCGCACATCCTCGTACCGGCCATCCACCGCAACCGGGGCGAGATCCGGGACATCTTCGCGCGCGAGATGAGCGAGTGGGGCCGCCCGGCCCCCGAGGGCCTCACCGACACACCCGCCGAACTCGCCGAGGCCGCACGGCTGCACCTGCGGGAGAAGTTCCTGCGCGCCAAGGTCGGTATCTCCGGCGCGAACTTCATGGTCGCCGACACCGGCACCCTGGTGGTCGTGGAGTCCGAGGGCAACGGCCGGATGTGTCTGACCCTGCCCGAGACGCTGATCTCGGTCGTCGGCATCGAGAAGATCGTGCCGACCTGGCAGGACCTGGAGGTCTTCCTCCAGACGCTCCCCCGCTCCTCGACCGCCGAGCGCATGAACCCGTACACGTCCATGTGGACCGGCACCAGGGACGGCCGCGCCGGGGAAGGGGACGGCCCGCAGAACTTCCATCTGGTGCTGCTCGACAACGGGCGCTCCGACACCCTCGCCGACGAGGTCGGCCGCCAGGCCCTGCGCTGCATCCGCTGCTCGGCGTGCCTGAACGTCTGCCCGGTGTACGAGCGGGCCGGCGGCCACGCCTACGGCTCGGTCTACCCGGGCCCGATCGGCGCGATCCTCAGCCCCCAGCTCCGGGGCACGGCAAGCGAGATCGACGCCTCACTGCCGTATGCGTCGAGCCTCTGCGGCGCCTGCTACGAGGTCTGCCCGGTCGCCATCGACATCCCCGAGGTGCTGGTGCATCTGCGGGAGCGGATCGTGGAGGGCGGGCCGGTGGTCCGCGAGGGCAACAAGGTGGTGCTGAAGCCCGCCAAGGGACACGCGGCCGAGCGGGCGGCGATGCGGGCGGCCCGCTGGGCGTTCTCCCACCCGGGCGCACTGCGCACCGGCCAGCGGCTGGCCTCGCGCACCCGGCGCCTGCATCCGCGCAGTCTGCCGGGTCCCGGCAAGGCGTGGAGCGGCACCCGGGATCTGCCTGCCGTGCCCGCGGAACCCTTCCGCGACTGGTGGCAGCGCACCAACGGTGGCAAGGAGGGCGGCAAGTGA
- a CDS encoding ABC transporter permease, which produces MTVTTPQQAPPAEVPKAGATRLVDRVFKMRELAILAVFLVMIVVTQIGNSDFLTEQGIKDLLLNATILVLVATGQSLVVITRNVDLSVGSILGISAFAAGTYLQGGGNPVVAIGLAVLFGVGFGLLNGLLVSLGQVPALVVTLGTLYIIRGIDSIWVGSRQITAADLPDSFVNFGSGGISAVPYLALIALAVLIATAYYLKHFGSGRELYALGSNPEAARLAGIPVRKRILAAYTFCGGLAGLAGAMYLARFGNVDSGTGNGYELTVVSAVVVGGVVFTGGSGSVYGAALGALLLTSINSVLPALGVSSVWVLAINGILLILAIAVDRIVALRVALALKKRNARHA; this is translated from the coding sequence ATGACGGTCACCACCCCCCAGCAGGCCCCTCCCGCCGAGGTGCCGAAAGCCGGTGCCACCCGGCTCGTCGACCGCGTCTTCAAGATGCGCGAGCTCGCCATCCTGGCCGTGTTCCTGGTGATGATCGTCGTCACCCAGATCGGGAACAGCGACTTCCTCACCGAGCAGGGCATCAAGGACCTGCTGCTGAACGCCACCATCCTGGTCCTGGTCGCCACCGGACAGTCCCTGGTGGTCATCACGAGGAACGTCGACCTCTCGGTCGGCTCCATCCTCGGGATCAGCGCCTTCGCCGCCGGTACCTACCTCCAGGGCGGCGGGAACCCCGTCGTGGCGATCGGGCTCGCGGTCCTGTTCGGCGTCGGCTTCGGCCTGCTCAACGGCCTTCTCGTCAGCCTCGGCCAGGTGCCCGCGCTCGTGGTCACCCTCGGCACGCTCTACATCATCCGGGGCATCGACTCCATCTGGGTCGGCTCCCGCCAGATCACGGCGGCCGACCTTCCGGACAGCTTCGTGAACTTCGGCTCCGGCGGCATCTCCGCGGTGCCCTACCTGGCCCTGATCGCGCTGGCCGTGCTCATCGCCACCGCCTACTACCTCAAGCACTTCGGCAGCGGACGCGAGCTGTACGCACTCGGCTCCAACCCCGAGGCCGCGCGGCTCGCCGGCATCCCGGTGCGCAAGCGGATCCTGGCCGCGTACACCTTCTGCGGCGGCCTCGCCGGTCTCGCCGGCGCGATGTACCTGGCCCGGTTCGGCAACGTCGACTCGGGCACCGGCAACGGCTACGAACTGACCGTCGTCAGCGCGGTCGTGGTCGGCGGTGTCGTCTTCACCGGTGGCTCCGGCAGCGTCTACGGCGCGGCTCTCGGCGCCCTGCTGCTGACCTCCATCAACAGTGTGCTGCCCGCCCTCGGCGTCAGCTCGGTCTGGGTGCTCGCCATCAACGGCATCCTGCTCATCCTCGCCATCGCGGTCGACCGGATCGTCGCGCTGCGCGTGGCCTTGGCCCTGAAGAAGAGGAACGCCCGCCATGCCTGA